In Caproiciproducens sp. NJN-50, the following are encoded in one genomic region:
- the priA gene encoding replication restart helicase PriA: MAVAKVAVENTVYHFDKAFDYRIPDSLLSEAKEGCRVLVPFGTANTKRQGIILERPEPGDEPGQKLKSIESVLDREPLLTQEALRMIPWIGEHTFCTLFDAARLFLPAGVLFQISTEYLLAGPADEIAAKAGDGEEARVVAYLSHRRAVKREKLLRDLGLAPDSGIPERMLRNGLLRKNSGAFRRVGDAVQKMVRFTEPQELPKLTARQKCALEVLRSAGCASLKEICYFAGVTPAVVDALVKKDVAQYYDAEVYRNPYGSVSGPADSSPPAVKLTAEQERAYRNLYGQYREGKGGVSLLFGITGSGKTQVFMKLIDRVLEDGRGVIVMVPEISLTPQTVSLFHARYGAGVAVFHSGLSLGERLDEWKRVRNGDASVVVGTRSAVFAPFRDLGLIIMDEEQESTYKSESSPRYHAREAAKYRCAYHKCLLVLSSATPSVESCYHALSGKYTLNVLSERYGPARLPEVDIVDMNGEIEKGNAGILSGELAQALRENLQDGMQSILLLNRRGYNTFASCRACGHVAACPNCSISLTYHAANNRLMCHYCGYSVPFTRECPNCHEEQMRYTGFGTQRAEQQLEELLPGARILRLDADSTMTRFAYDKKLKQFSEGAYDIIVGTQMVAKGLDFENVTLVGVLSADQALYGDDFRSYERAFDLLTQVVGRSGRGKYAGKAVIQTYTPENDIIRLAAEQNYDGFYRSEISLRKSLLYPPFSDLCVFGFVGREETRVRAASGDFFQLLCRTAREKYADQPLRVLSPSPALIGRVSNRYRYKLIVKCRDNKRIRQMVSELLVQFSSDRKYSDITVFPDMNPETIL; the protein is encoded by the coding sequence GTGGCCGTTGCAAAAGTCGCAGTGGAGAATACGGTCTATCATTTTGACAAAGCGTTCGATTACCGTATCCCGGATTCGCTGCTCTCGGAAGCAAAGGAAGGCTGCCGCGTTCTCGTCCCCTTTGGCACCGCGAACACAAAGCGGCAGGGCATCATACTGGAGCGGCCCGAGCCGGGGGATGAACCCGGTCAGAAGCTGAAATCGATTGAATCCGTCCTGGACCGGGAACCGCTTTTAACGCAGGAAGCGCTCCGGATGATCCCGTGGATCGGGGAGCATACGTTTTGTACGCTTTTTGATGCGGCGAGGCTTTTTCTGCCGGCAGGCGTTCTTTTTCAGATCAGCACGGAATATCTTCTGGCCGGCCCCGCCGATGAGATCGCGGCGAAAGCGGGGGACGGGGAGGAAGCGAGAGTCGTCGCTTATCTGTCGCACCGCAGAGCCGTAAAGCGCGAAAAGCTGCTGCGCGATCTCGGGCTTGCCCCGGACAGCGGCATTCCGGAGCGGATGCTTCGCAACGGGCTGCTCCGAAAAAACAGCGGCGCGTTCCGGCGGGTTGGGGACGCGGTCCAGAAAATGGTCCGTTTCACCGAACCGCAGGAGCTGCCGAAGCTGACGGCAAGACAAAAATGCGCCCTGGAGGTCCTTCGCAGCGCGGGCTGCGCTTCTCTCAAGGAAATCTGTTATTTTGCCGGCGTCACTCCGGCGGTGGTCGACGCCCTGGTCAAAAAGGACGTGGCTCAGTATTACGATGCGGAGGTATACCGCAATCCCTATGGATCCGTTTCGGGGCCGGCGGACTCCTCTCCGCCGGCGGTCAAGCTGACCGCCGAGCAGGAGCGGGCTTACCGGAACCTGTATGGGCAGTACCGCGAGGGAAAGGGCGGCGTTTCCCTTCTGTTCGGCATTACGGGCAGCGGGAAAACGCAGGTTTTCATGAAGCTGATCGACCGGGTTCTGGAAGACGGGCGCGGCGTGATCGTCATGGTCCCTGAAATTTCTCTGACGCCGCAGACCGTTTCCCTGTTCCATGCGCGCTACGGAGCGGGAGTGGCTGTCTTTCACAGCGGACTTTCCCTCGGAGAGCGGCTGGACGAATGGAAGCGCGTCCGGAACGGAGATGCTTCCGTCGTCGTCGGCACGCGCTCCGCGGTGTTCGCCCCTTTTCGAGATCTGGGATTGATCATCATGGACGAGGAACAGGAAAGCACCTACAAATCCGAATCCTCTCCCCGCTACCATGCCCGCGAGGCCGCGAAATACCGGTGCGCGTATCATAAGTGCCTTCTGGTGCTGTCTTCGGCAACGCCGTCCGTCGAAAGCTGCTATCACGCACTCTCGGGGAAATACACCCTGAATGTGCTTTCCGAACGCTACGGCCCGGCCCGGCTGCCGGAAGTCGATATTGTAGACATGAACGGGGAGATCGAAAAAGGGAACGCCGGCATCCTCAGCGGGGAGCTCGCGCAGGCGCTGCGGGAGAATCTCCAGGACGGAATGCAGTCGATCCTCCTGCTGAACCGCCGCGGTTACAATACCTTTGCCTCCTGCCGGGCGTGCGGGCATGTCGCCGCGTGCCCGAACTGCAGCATCTCCCTGACCTATCATGCCGCGAACAACCGGCTGATGTGCCATTACTGCGGGTATTCGGTTCCGTTCACGCGGGAATGCCCGAACTGCCATGAGGAGCAGATGCGCTACACTGGTTTTGGGACCCAGCGCGCGGAACAGCAGCTGGAGGAATTGCTGCCGGGCGCGCGGATATTAAGGCTGGACGCGGATTCGACCATGACCCGGTTCGCCTATGACAAAAAACTGAAACAGTTCTCCGAAGGTGCATATGATATCATTGTCGGAACGCAGATGGTCGCGAAGGGGCTCGACTTTGAAAACGTCACCCTCGTCGGGGTCCTTTCCGCGGACCAGGCGCTTTACGGCGACGACTTCCGCAGCTATGAGCGCGCGTTTGACCTGCTGACGCAGGTGGTCGGCCGTTCCGGACGGGGCAAATATGCCGGGAAGGCGGTTATTCAGACCTATACTCCGGAAAACGATATCATCCGCCTTGCGGCGGAACAGAATTATGACGGGTTTTACCGCAGTGAGATTTCATTGAGAAAATCGCTTCTGTATCCTCCGTTTTCCGATCTCTGCGTGTTTGGATTCGTCGGCAGGGAGGAAACGCGGGTCCGTGCGGCCAGCGGGGATTTTTTCCAGCTTCTCTGCCGGACGGCGCGGGAGAAATACGCGGATCAGCCGCTGCGTGTGCTGAGCCCGTCCCCCGCGCTGATCGGGCGCGTGAGCAACCGGTACCGTTACAAACTGATTGTGAAATGCCGCGACAATAAACGCATCCGGCAGATGGTTTCGGAACTGCTGGTCCAATTTTCGTCCGACAGGAAATATTCGGATATCACGGTGTTTCCGGATATGAATCCGGAAACAATTTTATAA
- the def gene encoding peptide deformylase: MAIRNIITEEDPFLHKKCRPVEKFDRRLWTLLDDMADTLREANGVGLAAIQVGVLRRVVVIDVGDGKGVRELVNPVILEKSGAQESMEGCLSIPGKWGITKRPKHVKVRAQDRSGRFFEYEGEDLLATASCHEIDHLNGILFLTHVVRMLTREELERMRSSED, encoded by the coding sequence TTGGCGATCAGGAACATCATAACGGAAGAAGATCCGTTTCTTCATAAAAAATGCCGGCCGGTGGAAAAGTTCGACCGCCGGCTCTGGACCCTGCTGGACGACATGGCGGACACGCTCCGCGAGGCAAATGGCGTCGGGCTGGCGGCGATCCAGGTCGGCGTTCTCCGCAGAGTCGTGGTGATCGATGTCGGGGACGGCAAGGGCGTGCGCGAACTGGTGAATCCCGTGATCCTGGAGAAATCCGGTGCGCAGGAGTCCATGGAAGGCTGCCTTTCCATCCCCGGAAAGTGGGGAATTACCAAACGTCCCAAGCATGTGAAAGTGCGCGCGCAGGACCGCAGCGGGAGGTTCTTTGAATACGAAGGGGAGGACCTTCTCGCAACGGCTTCCTGCCATGAGATCGACCATCTGAACGGAATTTTATTCCTGACTCATGTGGTCCGGATGCTGACGAGGGAAGAACTGGAGCGCATGCGTTCGTCGGAGGACTGA
- the fmt gene encoding methionyl-tRNA formyltransferase, with amino-acid sequence MKIIFMGTPEFAVPSLAALIEAGHEIAAVFTRRDRPVGRKQILTAPPVKVLALEKEIPVFQPDSLRGTEAEGIISRIRPDVIVVAAYGKILPKNILNLPRFGCVNVHASLLPKYRGAAPIQQAVLDGETVTGVTAMQMAEGLDTGDILLSDRTEIGTEETSGELTARLAGIGAKLVVRTLSELEHGTVTPVPQDDAKSSYASMLTKERSPIDWTRAADQIHNQVRGLSPWPGASTVFEGKKLKVHRTRPAGTGNGIPGQILPGGQLKVVCGGGTVLELLEVQPEGGKKMPGSDFLRGHPAQGATLGNS; translated from the coding sequence TTGAAAATTATTTTTATGGGGACCCCGGAGTTTGCCGTTCCTTCGCTGGCGGCGTTGATCGAGGCGGGGCACGAAATCGCGGCGGTTTTCACGCGCAGGGACAGACCGGTCGGAAGAAAACAGATTCTCACGGCGCCGCCCGTCAAAGTCCTGGCGCTGGAAAAGGAAATTCCGGTATTTCAGCCGGATTCGCTGCGCGGAACCGAAGCGGAAGGAATCATCTCCCGAATCCGGCCGGACGTGATCGTCGTGGCGGCTTACGGGAAAATTCTTCCGAAAAATATTCTGAATCTGCCGCGTTTCGGCTGTGTGAACGTGCATGCATCCCTCTTGCCGAAATACCGCGGCGCGGCCCCGATTCAGCAGGCCGTGCTGGACGGCGAAACCGTGACGGGCGTGACCGCGATGCAGATGGCCGAGGGGCTGGATACGGGGGACATCCTTCTGAGCGACCGGACGGAAATCGGCACGGAGGAAACCTCCGGCGAGCTGACCGCCCGGCTTGCAGGGATCGGCGCGAAGCTGGTTGTCCGTACTTTGTCTGAATTGGAGCACGGAACCGTCACTCCGGTTCCGCAGGATGACGCGAAGTCAAGTTATGCATCCATGCTGACCAAAGAGCGTTCGCCGATCGACTGGACCCGCGCGGCGGATCAGATTCACAACCAGGTGAGAGGCCTCTCTCCGTGGCCGGGCGCCTCCACGGTTTTTGAGGGCAAAAAGCTGAAGGTTCACCGCACCCGCCCGGCGGGGACCGGAAACGGGATTCCGGGGCAGATCCTTCCGGGCGGCCAGCTAAAAGTCGTCTGCGGCGGCGGAACCGTTCTGGAACTGCTGGAAGTTCAGCCGGAGGGCGGCAAAAAAATGCCGGGATCGGATTTTCTGCGCGGGCATCCCGCGCAGGGAGCTACTTTGGGAAACAGTTAA
- a CDS encoding zinc metallopeptidase — protein MYGFYYFNYTYFWIMVPALIVTLIAQSRVNSTFARYSRVRTMNQITGAEAAERVARFGGVNRLFLKRVAGNLTDNFDPRNDTISLSESVYSSVSIAAVGVAAHEAGHAIQNAEGYFPNKIRTALVPVTNFGSGLSMPLIIIGLILPVQYDFIVYTGIILYSLVVLFQLVTLPVEFNASSRAIRALNDAGILYPDELEGAKKVLRAAAMTYLAASFTALLTLLRFLLMANDRRGRR, from the coding sequence ATGTACGGATTCTATTACTTTAATTATACATATTTCTGGATCATGGTGCCCGCGCTGATCGTCACCCTGATCGCGCAGTCCCGGGTCAATTCGACATTCGCCAGGTATTCCAGGGTCCGCACGATGAACCAGATCACCGGAGCGGAGGCGGCGGAGCGCGTCGCGCGCTTCGGCGGCGTGAACCGCCTGTTTCTCAAACGCGTGGCGGGAAATCTCACGGACAACTTCGATCCGCGCAACGACACCATCAGTCTTTCGGAATCCGTCTATTCCTCCGTTTCCATTGCGGCCGTCGGCGTGGCGGCGCACGAGGCCGGCCACGCGATCCAGAACGCCGAGGGCTACTTCCCGAATAAAATCCGCACCGCTCTGGTGCCCGTTACCAATTTCGGGTCCGGCCTTTCGATGCCGCTGATTATCATCGGCCTGATTCTGCCCGTGCAGTATGATTTTATCGTTTACACCGGCATTATCCTGTACAGCCTGGTCGTCCTGTTTCAGCTTGTGACCCTTCCGGTTGAGTTCAACGCGAGTTCGCGCGCCATCCGCGCTCTGAACGATGCGGGAATTCTCTATCCGGATGAGCTGGAAGGGGCGAAAAAAGTTTTGCGGGCGGCGGCGATGACTTATCTCGCGGCCAGTTTTACAGCGCTGCTGACGCTGCTCCGCTTTCTTTTGATGGCAAACGACAGAAGGGGACGCCGCTGA
- the rsmB gene encoding 16S rRNA (cytosine(967)-C(5))-methyltransferase RsmB produces MTGAREAALQALLRVDSQGAYSNLVLDHLLSGAAMEPRDRSLATTIFYGVLERRITLDYVIGRFSSIPLEKISPVALELLRMGAYQILYLDKIPASAAVNESVSLAKTCGAKRASGFVNAVLRNFVRSGGKLPAFRPETGPLRRISVEYSCPEWIVSLWNGAYGEQMALRLLESMTKKPDLYARVNNTRIGEEQLIERLRGEGIDAVPVPWPGQAIRLEKGMEFADSGCYRDGLLHIQDLSSQILCALVDPRPGETVVDVCSAPGGKAFTLAERMGDRGRIFAYDKYPKKAGLIREGARRLCLSCVEAGVRDAADPKEGPEPADRVLCDVPCSGLGVLRRKPEIRFKSPGPIDSLPDLQYLILCKSSGLVRKGGVLFYSTCTLNPAENGAVADRFLAGHAEFEPLPLSLPQTFRREVEEPENQMTFLPYLHGTDGFFVAAFRRN; encoded by the coding sequence ATGACGGGTGCGCGCGAGGCGGCGCTTCAGGCCCTCCTTCGGGTCGATTCCCAGGGCGCCTATTCCAATTTGGTTCTGGACCATCTGCTCTCAGGCGCCGCGATGGAGCCGCGCGACCGGTCGCTGGCGACAACAATTTTTTATGGAGTTCTGGAGCGCAGGATCACGCTGGATTACGTGATCGGGCGCTTTTCCAGTATCCCGCTGGAGAAAATATCACCGGTCGCTCTTGAGCTTCTGCGGATGGGCGCGTATCAGATCTTATACCTGGATAAGATCCCCGCTTCCGCGGCGGTCAACGAGTCGGTCAGCCTGGCGAAAACCTGCGGGGCCAAACGCGCGTCCGGCTTTGTCAACGCGGTTCTCCGGAATTTTGTCCGGAGCGGCGGGAAACTGCCCGCGTTCAGGCCGGAAACGGGACCGCTCCGGCGGATCAGCGTGGAATACTCCTGCCCGGAATGGATCGTTTCGCTCTGGAACGGGGCCTATGGGGAACAAATGGCTTTGCGGCTGCTGGAAAGCATGACGAAGAAGCCCGATCTTTACGCGCGCGTGAATAATACGCGCATCGGGGAGGAACAATTAATCGAAAGGCTTCGGGGCGAAGGAATTGACGCCGTTCCGGTTCCGTGGCCCGGGCAAGCGATCCGGCTGGAAAAGGGAATGGAATTCGCGGACAGCGGCTGTTACCGGGACGGACTGCTTCATATCCAGGACCTTTCCTCCCAGATTCTTTGCGCCCTCGTTGATCCTCGGCCCGGGGAAACGGTCGTGGACGTCTGTTCCGCGCCGGGCGGCAAAGCCTTTACGCTTGCGGAGCGGATGGGAGACCGCGGAAGGATTTTTGCTTATGACAAATATCCGAAGAAGGCCGGTCTGATCCGCGAGGGAGCGCGCCGACTGTGCCTTTCCTGTGTGGAGGCCGGCGTCCGCGATGCGGCGGACCCAAAAGAGGGCCCCGAACCGGCGGACCGCGTCCTGTGCGACGTCCCCTGTTCCGGGCTGGGCGTTTTAAGGCGCAAGCCTGAGATTCGCTTTAAATCGCCGGGGCCTATTGACAGTCTGCCTGATTTGCAGTACCTTATTCTGTGTAAGTCGTCCGGATTGGTGCGAAAGGGCGGGGTCCTTTTCTACAGCACGTGCACTTTAAACCCCGCGGAAAACGGAGCGGTGGCGGACCGCTTTCTGGCAGGTCACGCGGAGTTCGAGCCTCTTCCGCTTTCTTTGCCGCAGACGTTCCGGCGCGAGGTGGAGGAACCTGAAAATCAAATGACGTTTCTGCCGTATCTTCACGGCACGGATGGTTTTTTTGTCGCTGCGTTCCGCAGAAATTAG
- the rlmN gene encoding 23S rRNA (adenine(2503)-C(2))-methyltransferase RlmN encodes MNRTDLKSMTLGEMKAAFAGQPAFRSLQVYRWLHRGVFDFEEMTDLPQIFRARLADEYYIAAARIERKYCSKLDDTVKYLFRFNDGEMVEGVLMSYHHGRTICISTQVGCKMGCAFCATGKSGFSRNLTASEMLSQVQAAQRDAGERISNIVLMGMGEPLDNYEAVLRFLDLVSSEEGMKIGMRHISLSTCGLVDKIYDLAEKRYQLTLSVSLHAPNDAIRSRIMPVGHRWNLEELLRACRYYAELTGRRISFEYAMIGGVNDSAECAAELARRLRGILCHVNLIPVNTVSGSAFRKSSQERLHAFEAALSNHGITATVRRTLGADIEASCGQLKRRFKEEVANVENFQ; translated from the coding sequence TTGAACCGTACGGACCTGAAATCGATGACACTTGGGGAAATGAAAGCGGCTTTTGCCGGTCAGCCTGCTTTTCGCTCGTTGCAGGTGTACCGCTGGCTACACAGAGGCGTTTTCGATTTCGAGGAAATGACAGACCTTCCACAGATATTTCGCGCCCGGCTGGCGGACGAATATTACATAGCCGCCGCCCGGATCGAGCGAAAATATTGTTCAAAGCTGGATGATACGGTCAAGTATCTGTTTCGTTTCAACGATGGGGAAATGGTCGAAGGCGTGCTGATGAGCTATCATCACGGGCGGACGATCTGTATTTCCACGCAGGTCGGCTGCAAAATGGGCTGTGCGTTCTGCGCAACCGGGAAAAGCGGTTTTTCCCGCAATCTGACGGCTTCTGAAATGCTTTCCCAGGTTCAGGCGGCTCAGCGGGACGCGGGGGAACGGATCTCCAATATTGTTCTGATGGGCATGGGCGAGCCTCTGGATAATTACGAAGCGGTGCTCCGCTTTTTGGATCTGGTTTCCTCGGAAGAGGGAATGAAGATCGGGATGCGTCACATTTCCCTGTCCACCTGCGGACTTGTGGACAAAATCTATGATCTTGCCGAAAAGAGATATCAGCTGACTCTCTCGGTTTCTCTGCATGCGCCGAACGACGCGATCCGTTCCCGGATCATGCCGGTGGGCCACCGGTGGAATCTGGAGGAGCTGCTTCGGGCGTGCCGGTATTATGCCGAGTTGACGGGGCGCCGCATTTCTTTTGAATACGCCATGATCGGAGGGGTCAACGACAGCGCGGAATGCGCCGCGGAGCTTGCCCGCAGGCTGCGCGGAATTCTGTGTCATGTGAATTTGATTCCGGTCAACACGGTGAGCGGATCTGCGTTCCGCAAAAGTTCACAGGAGCGTCTGCACGCATTTGAAGCGGCGTTGTCAAATCATGGAATTACCGCCACGGTGCGCAGGACGCTGGGCGCGGATATCGAGGCTTCCTGCGGCCAGCTGAAACGCAGATTCAAAGAGGAGGTGGCCAATGTTGAGAATTTTCAGTAA
- a CDS encoding Stp1/IreP family PP2C-type Ser/Thr phosphatase, whose translation MLRIFSKSDVGLVRKSNEDACNSGILPDGAAWAVVCDGMGGANGGGVASGIAVDRISERILTGYSAEIGEVEIQSLISDAVLNANDAVHARAGADETLSGMGTTVVVAVVSRGVAHIVHAGDSRAYLITPDEIRQLTTDHSMVQEMVDKGDLTAQEAKKHPQKNIITRALGVDPFLQADYCEVPFSAGSRLLICTDGLTNYLDEEQIFLLAKESDADDLTARLVALAKQAGGSDNITVTVIEN comes from the coding sequence ATGTTGAGAATTTTCAGTAAAAGTGATGTTGGCCTTGTCAGAAAATCAAATGAGGATGCCTGTAACAGCGGAATCCTTCCGGACGGAGCCGCCTGGGCGGTTGTCTGCGACGGGATGGGGGGCGCGAACGGGGGCGGCGTTGCCAGCGGCATTGCCGTGGACCGCATTTCCGAGCGGATTCTGACCGGCTATTCCGCGGAGATCGGTGAAGTCGAAATCCAAAGCCTGATTTCGGATGCGGTTCTGAACGCGAATGATGCGGTTCACGCCCGCGCCGGCGCCGACGAGACGCTGAGCGGAATGGGAACGACCGTGGTGGTCGCCGTGGTATCCCGGGGCGTAGCGCACATCGTCCACGCGGGCGACAGCCGGGCTTACCTGATTACCCCGGATGAGATCCGGCAGCTGACCACCGACCATTCCATGGTTCAGGAGATGGTGGATAAGGGGGACCTGACCGCTCAGGAGGCAAAGAAGCACCCGCAGAAGAATATCATTACCCGGGCGCTGGGCGTGGACCCTTTTCTTCAGGCGGATTACTGCGAGGTTCCGTTTTCGGCCGGCAGCCGCCTCCTGATCTGTACGGACGGACTGACGAATTATCTTGATGAGGAACAGATTTTTCTCCTTGCGAAAGAATCGGACGCTGATGATCTGACCGCGCGGCTGGTTGCTCTTGCCAAACAGGCGGGTGGAAGTGACAATATCACGGTAACCGTCATTGAAAACTGA
- the pknB gene encoding Stk1 family PASTA domain-containing Ser/Thr kinase, translating into MDKYTGKRLDGRYEIHELVGVGGMAVVYRAYDTIDDRAVAVKILKDEFLGNEDFIRRFKNESKAIAVLSHPNIVKVFDVSFGDRIQYIVEEYIDGITLKEYLDQQKRIKWKEAIHFTVQILRALQHAHEKGIVHRDIKPQNIMLLQDGTIKVTDFGIARFSRSETRTMTDKAIGSVHYIAPEQARGDLTDEKTDIYSVGVMLYEMLTGQLPFEADNAVSVAIMQLQTDPKPLRELNPSIPEGLEEITLKAMQKNPERRYQSAAEMLRDIEVFRRNPSTRFQYKYFIDEKPTKYIDAINSVKNTEQPGYNDNYDYEEELEEPVRRKKRPVAVLVIAGIAAAFLIVTISFGVAALVHSLNSGPKDVKLPDYKGQNIDDVLNSVSSGSTYHFQFKQEQKSDPDAEAGKILDQSPPAGTTVKENATVTLTVSSGGQTLTLDDYSGNAQADAEAALTKLGLDYKVQTVASDTVDKGTVVRTDPPAKTEVTVGKDVIYVYVSSGKEIQKVAVPNVAGRTLEDAKTMITDAGLTVGTVKQQASDQTAGTVIETDPLNGVKVDEGSTVNLFVSSGPAQKKVTIYVQLPKNVTHDIVLKAYLGNDLNVTKTVNPSYNDVCQLDFTGASGVQTLTITLDGSKYNIYSLNFDTGEGKREWSTDYVDPNTSSGGAASGGSVSPND; encoded by the coding sequence ATGGATAAATACACCGGCAAGCGGCTTGACGGCCGCTACGAGATACATGAACTTGTCGGCGTCGGAGGCATGGCGGTCGTATACCGTGCCTACGATACGATCGACGACCGCGCTGTGGCTGTCAAAATACTGAAGGATGAGTTTCTTGGCAACGAAGATTTCATCCGGCGCTTTAAGAACGAGTCGAAAGCGATCGCCGTCCTGTCCCATCCCAATATTGTGAAAGTGTTCGACGTCAGTTTCGGCGACAGAATTCAATATATTGTTGAGGAATATATCGACGGAATCACTCTCAAGGAATATCTGGACCAGCAGAAGCGGATTAAATGGAAGGAAGCCATCCATTTTACCGTTCAGATTCTGCGTGCCCTTCAGCACGCGCATGAGAAAGGGATCGTCCACCGCGACATCAAGCCGCAGAACATCATGCTGCTTCAGGACGGAACCATTAAGGTGACCGATTTCGGAATCGCGCGTTTTTCCCGCAGCGAGACCCGCACCATGACGGACAAGGCGATCGGCTCCGTCCACTATATCGCGCCCGAGCAGGCGAGGGGAGACCTGACCGACGAGAAGACGGATATCTACTCCGTCGGCGTCATGCTGTATGAGATGCTGACCGGCCAGCTTCCCTTTGAGGCGGATAACGCCGTTTCCGTCGCCATCATGCAGCTTCAGACCGACCCGAAGCCGCTGCGGGAGCTGAACCCGTCCATTCCGGAAGGGCTGGAGGAAATCACGCTGAAGGCGATGCAGAAGAATCCGGAGCGCCGCTATCAGTCCGCCGCGGAGATGCTGCGGGACATCGAGGTGTTCCGGCGGAATCCGAGCACGAGGTTCCAGTATAAGTATTTTATCGATGAGAAGCCGACCAAATATATCGATGCGATCAATTCCGTGAAAAACACCGAACAGCCCGGATACAACGACAATTACGACTATGAGGAAGAACTGGAAGAACCCGTAAGGAGGAAGAAGAGGCCGGTTGCCGTTTTGGTCATTGCCGGAATCGCCGCCGCGTTTCTGATCGTGACCATCAGCTTCGGCGTAGCGGCTTTGGTGCACAGCCTGAACTCCGGCCCGAAGGACGTCAAGCTTCCGGATTATAAGGGCCAGAACATCGACGACGTGCTGAACTCGGTCAGCAGCGGCTCGACCTATCATTTCCAGTTCAAGCAGGAGCAGAAAAGCGACCCGGACGCGGAAGCGGGCAAGATCCTTGACCAATCCCCGCCGGCCGGAACGACGGTGAAGGAAAACGCGACCGTTACGCTGACCGTGAGCAGCGGAGGACAGACGCTGACGCTGGACGATTACTCCGGCAACGCCCAGGCGGACGCCGAGGCCGCCCTCACAAAGCTGGGGCTGGACTATAAAGTTCAGACGGTTGCGAGCGATACGGTCGATAAAGGAACCGTCGTCCGTACGGATCCGCCGGCTAAGACGGAGGTCACGGTGGGGAAAGACGTGATCTATGTTTACGTCAGTTCCGGAAAGGAAATTCAAAAGGTCGCCGTTCCGAATGTGGCGGGCCGCACGCTGGAGGACGCCAAAACAATGATTACGGACGCGGGCCTGACGGTTGGCACGGTAAAGCAGCAGGCGAGCGACCAGACGGCCGGGACCGTGATTGAGACCGACCCGCTCAACGGAGTGAAGGTAGACGAGGGCAGCACGGTCAACCTCTTCGTCAGTTCCGGACCGGCGCAAAAAAAGGTTACCATTTACGTTCAGCTTCCGAAAAACGTGACGCATGACATTGTTTTGAAGGCTTATCTTGGCAATGACCTGAATGTGACCAAAACGGTCAATCCATCCTATAACGATGTGTGTCAGCTTGATTTTACCGGAGCCAGCGGCGTTCAGACCTTGACGATCACGCTGGACGGAAGCAAGTACAACATTTATTCCCTGAATTTTGACACGGGAGAGGGCAAAAGAGAGTGGTCCACGGATTATGTGGACCCCAATACTTCATCCGGCGGGGCGGCTTCCGGCGGAAGCGTTTCACCAAATGACTGA
- the rsgA gene encoding ribosome small subunit-dependent GTPase A: MTDRMMQGLILQGIGGFYSVEAAGRIYECRARGIFRKNGVTPLAGDLAAISAEPDGTGTVNEILPRRNFLLRPPVANLDQLVVVVSACEPSPNLLNTDRAIAAALDKGIEPALVFSKTDLMPVESLEEIYSNTGIRRFSVSCQTGEGLQDVLRILAGKTTAFTGNSGVGKSTLLNSLFQGLNLQTGEISRKLGRGRHTTRKVQLLKLDGGGYVADTPGFSSITLEKSDRIAKGNLPLCFPEFAPYLKQCRFSSCSHTREKGCAVLQAVEDGKISKSRHESYTAMYREMDGIKEWNKK; the protein is encoded by the coding sequence ATGACTGACCGGATGATGCAGGGACTGATTTTACAGGGAATCGGCGGTTTCTATTCAGTGGAAGCCGCCGGTCGGATTTATGAGTGCCGGGCGCGGGGGATCTTCCGCAAAAACGGCGTGACGCCGCTTGCTGGGGATCTTGCCGCCATCTCCGCAGAGCCGGACGGCACGGGAACCGTGAACGAGATTCTGCCGCGCCGGAACTTTCTGCTCCGGCCTCCGGTCGCGAATCTGGACCAGCTGGTCGTTGTCGTCTCGGCCTGCGAGCCGTCGCCGAACCTGCTGAACACGGACCGGGCGATTGCCGCCGCCCTGGATAAGGGGATCGAACCGGCGCTTGTGTTTTCCAAGACCGACCTGATGCCGGTGGAATCGCTTGAAGAGATTTATTCCAACACAGGGATCCGCCGGTTCAGCGTCTCCTGCCAGACGGGAGAGGGGCTGCAGGACGTGCTGCGGATCCTCGCGGGAAAGACGACGGCCTTTACCGGGAATTCCGGGGTTGGGAAGTCCACGCTGTTAAACAGCCTGTTTCAAGGTTTGAATCTCCAGACCGGCGAAATCAGCCGCAAACTTGGGCGGGGCCGGCACACGACCCGGAAGGTCCAGCTTCTGAAGCTGGACGGCGGAGGCTATGTGGCCGACACACCCGGTTTTTCTTCCATCACGCTGGAAAAAAGCGACCGCATTGCCAAGGGAAACCTGCCGCTTTGCTTTCCGGAGTTTGCCCCTTATCTCAAGCAATGCCGTTTTTCCTCCTGCTCCCATACCCGTGAGAAGGGCTGCGCCGTATTGCAGGCGGTCGAAGACGGCAAAATCAGCAAGTCGAGACACGAAAGCTATACGGCAATGTATCGGGAAATGGACGGAATCAAGGAATGGAACAAAAAGTGA